Proteins from a genomic interval of Trifolium pratense cultivar HEN17-A07 linkage group LG6, ARS_RC_1.1, whole genome shotgun sequence:
- the LOC123890127 gene encoding serine/threonine-protein kinase ATM-like yields the protein MIMQNTASTDSLQSSCSYEISKSRIVDIELDVNDDSRDVDSLLVKKFGSGVSSSVENWKVGMISLISFFFSASPKLTWDTLYKLMEKEYDPKVRGQILHHLCEHPHCVDKYSTRLIDLVNVMSGIITEQVGLTLACGNVLTSTHALLSKLFSLDAVGKEKCGPYLSEVTTKQLSCVFPIPSNAARQIFL from the exons ATGATCATGCAAAATACAGCTTCTACTGATAGTTTGCAAAGTTCttgttcatatgaaataagTAAAAGCAGGATTGTAGATATCGAGTTGGATGTTAACGACGATTCAAGAGATGTGGATAGCTTACTTGTCAAAAAATTTGGAAGTGGCGTGTCATCTTCTGTAGAGAATTGGAAAGTTGGCATGATATCacttatttccttttttttctcaGCTTCACCTAAACTGACGTGGGATACGCTCTACAAACTAATGGAGAAAGAGTACGATCCCAAG GTGCGTGGACAAATATTGCATCATCTCTGTGAACATCCTCATTGCGTGGACAAATATTCTACAAGATTAATAGATTTG GTTAATGTAATGAGCGGTATCATTACAGAGCAAGTTGGACTTACGCTTGCCTGTGGGAATGTGTTGACTTCTACCCATGCTTTACTATCTAAATTATTCTCCCTTGATGCTGTTGGTAAGGAGAAATGCGGCCCATACTTAAGTGAAGTGACAACTAAACAG CTTTCCTGCGTGTTTCCTATACCATCCAATGCTGCCCGACAAATTTTCCTGTAA